In one Chlamydia sp. BM-2023 genomic region, the following are encoded:
- a CDS encoding DUF1548 domain-containing protein, with protein sequence MSVFLSPNHSETSTIEAPPPSCRTRMISVADKISFCFLFRKIFQSILVALSLEHPRCCIQACLVVLSFIFSVLLALAIFILLLPLKLILLAISCSFHVPPEEAPTPIEILKPSAPLIPKRKEEPAIPELILSPEDLELFLNSIKTNIQEILSGEFQVNMAPQALSLSPAPSVFLDRLANTSPGQQCDYDELEAAIRQLGSWNSSWNAMLSYFTELLDEDPSHPDQATFPIIMHHLLLALEDPSLSNEGKIAALAEISSYGHSCKPTWAESTVRSINNLYSKRDTGQDQLLLWVQMFKENLLSEQQLILSTPKGRATENEWHQINGLKSIFGKQFGLMTDHLNSNLDKLTLRQALTNPQDRQQCMQLKQRFESVYAQSSTRLVKFVHDAFLASSPEIQTSITDYLLLTLKNLLNIPGRHYVDLALECFYDENCELTPQGMAYILYSLGILKPY encoded by the coding sequence ATGAGCGTTTTCCTTTCTCCAAATCACTCTGAAACGAGCACAATAGAGGCACCTCCTCCATCATGTCGCACACGTATGATCAGTGTTGCTGATAAAATTAGCTTCTGCTTTCTATTCAGAAAAATTTTTCAAAGTATCCTTGTTGCCTTAAGCCTGGAGCATCCCAGGTGTTGTATACAGGCCTGCTTAGTTGTCTTATCGTTCATTTTTTCTGTCCTTCTCGCCCTAGCTATTTTTATTCTATTGCTTCCCCTAAAATTAATCCTATTGGCGATTTCATGTTCATTCCACGTACCTCCCGAGGAAGCTCCTACCCCAATTGAGATTCTCAAGCCTTCAGCTCCTCTAATTCCAAAAAGAAAAGAGGAACCAGCGATTCCCGAACTCATACTCTCCCCAGAAGATCTAGAATTATTTTTAAACTCTATAAAAACAAACATTCAGGAAATATTAAGCGGGGAATTTCAGGTAAATATGGCTCCACAAGCCTTATCTCTATCTCCTGCGCCCTCTGTTTTCTTAGATAGGTTGGCAAATACTTCCCCGGGGCAACAATGCGATTATGATGAGTTAGAGGCCGCGATTCGTCAATTAGGCAGTTGGAATTCTTCTTGGAACGCCATGCTCTCCTATTTCACGGAACTGCTAGATGAGGATCCGTCCCATCCAGATCAAGCTACCTTCCCAATTATTATGCACCACCTTCTGTTAGCTTTAGAAGACCCCTCCCTCTCTAATGAAGGAAAAATTGCTGCCCTTGCAGAAATTTCTTCTTATGGCCACTCTTGCAAACCCACATGGGCAGAAAGTACCGTCCGCTCTATTAATAATCTCTACAGCAAAAGAGACACCGGACAAGACCAGCTATTGTTGTGGGTACAGATGTTTAAAGAGAATCTGCTTTCAGAACAGCAGCTCATCCTTAGTACACCTAAAGGAAGGGCAACAGAAAATGAATGGCATCAAATTAACGGTCTTAAATCTATTTTTGGGAAACAATTTGGTTTAATGACGGATCACCTAAACAGCAATCTTGATAAACTCACCCTACGTCAGGCTCTAACAAACCCCCAGGATAGGCAACAATGCATGCAACTTAAACAGCGATTTGAATCTGTCTATGCTCAATCTTCCACACGACTCGTAAAGTTTGTTCATGATGCATTTTTAGCGTCCTCCCCTGAAATACAGACATCTATCACCGATTACCTTCTTCTGACTCTCAAAAACCTTTTAAATATCCCGGGAAGACATTACGTTGATCTTGCTTTAGAATGTTTCTACGATGAAAATTGTGAACTCACTCCACAGGGAATGGCCTATATCCTTTATTCCTTAGGAATTCTAAAGCCATACTAA
- a CDS encoding DUF1539 domain-containing protein, with protein sequence MSLGNNPFSSATPTPVRPQAFHSNPIKTLNQRLSFESIYVGLYTRIGSCLGLNQESREGPGWVFAFIFSALITIVLSLLLLPIRLILLGLSCCPCASRPTDLQETLIPHMSPPHSPSPMPRLLPQPGFGPTIQERFPDFHAHLPVPPQAEQEEQPDNQDQIGDIADIALQPGAVQAPEAAGTGALIIPEGQTLGDFLGEQLPDVPLESIDLAAFVSTVVPLADIPPNTNLANLPANLFFPGGVFNPLSIPLIPQDLGAAAVAAGGVDADEDLLDDTADTIPDQAEEAQALQPGAVQAPEAAGTGALIIPEGQTLGDFLREQLPNTPLESIDLAAFVSRVIPLTDIPPNTSLADLSANLFFPGGLFDPLSIPLVPQEFQDLGAVAAPGGVDEDQDQEDALGDAIFQPQPLATHDEVAPFPQEQTLGDYLRALLPGTPVETINVSEIVSRVVSLNEIPDGMDLLTLPANLFFSEDAPLDPQSISYGAEGTQGAEVPIPANVTAGEFVRQFPEHIREDLMEMAIDNAGILRIIDRRVITWRSIRDFPARLIFGGPTIPTPVGRELPAPIEQTQDDLAPEEEGAVGGVEEGAVGGAVAQEPLFPEASPQEKRQAYIRVQDEFTQELLRKSPKTWGFLDGLNSAIGSLSTQAELRNNMANIIQTFANPTREDDINDEMRDLAQACLFELFNVLNNAALLEGDKIQILEQIPQHQRSINPTLILEILLQELLAVRFLETSGGIVIRTEEERRAAEIELVRRFIPPLNANATPAEATTYTQQLRDHLSRPMCLQMNALHLAPQTSPFLDAVTAGSPEWPTFQTELLDTMETLLTGQRDATQDLRAERRDANNLRSLRYMVSGLSSPTTSITAGSVVNAVQTRTTMYLFYRFLINPQIDNDRKLSALRHLASYSGRCPPTWVHVASEELQAVMNQTGETSNIILTWVQAFKNGLVESIFVNEHQWHIKTAFKRVRGAEFGLNTGMIDNYGRELTGRNYDDQHATSSTNLTRLYGESTQELIGAVFDSACEGSSDQHTALRDTVLRDLELANIPEGNRADIMEDIFFDAENDYRPTRLCIIYLLLKEGILTLSTTVVTPTNENPTNPS encoded by the coding sequence ATGTCATTGGGAAACAATCCTTTTAGCTCTGCAACTCCTACCCCAGTACGGCCGCAGGCTTTTCACTCCAATCCTATCAAGACGTTGAATCAAAGACTATCCTTTGAATCAATTTATGTTGGTTTATACACAAGAATAGGCTCATGTCTTGGACTGAATCAAGAGTCGCGCGAGGGACCAGGTTGGGTCTTCGCATTTATTTTCTCCGCTCTCATAACGATTGTTCTTTCCCTTCTTCTTCTTCCTATACGCCTAATCCTCCTAGGATTAAGCTGCTGCCCCTGCGCCTCTAGGCCCACTGATTTACAAGAGACTTTAATTCCACACATGTCTCCTCCGCATTCCCCTTCACCAATGCCAAGGCTCCTCCCTCAACCAGGATTCGGTCCAACTATACAAGAAAGATTCCCTGACTTCCACGCCCACCTGCCGGTTCCTCCACAAGCGGAACAAGAAGAACAGCCCGATAATCAAGATCAAATAGGTGATATTGCTGACATAGCCCTACAACCAGGAGCTGTACAGGCCCCTGAAGCAGCGGGAACGGGTGCTTTGATTATCCCCGAAGGACAAACCCTAGGAGACTTCCTAGGAGAACAATTACCAGATGTCCCTCTAGAGTCTATTGATTTAGCTGCTTTTGTTAGCACTGTCGTTCCTCTAGCAGATATTCCTCCTAACACAAACTTAGCAAATCTCCCAGCTAATCTCTTCTTCCCTGGAGGCGTATTTAACCCCCTATCTATCCCTCTTATCCCTCAAGACTTAGGGGCGGCCGCCGTCGCAGCTGGAGGCGTAGATGCTGATGAAGACTTATTAGATGATACCGCCGACACAATCCCAGATCAAGCTGAAGAAGCCCAAGCCCTACAACCAGGAGCTGTACAGGCCCCTGAAGCAGCGGGAACGGGTGCTTTGATTATCCCTGAAGGACAAACCCTAGGAGACTTCCTAAGAGAACAATTACCAAATACCCCCCTAGAGTCTATTGACTTAGCTGCTTTTGTTAGCAGGGTCATTCCTCTAACAGATATTCCTCCTAACACAAGTTTAGCAGACCTCTCAGCCAATCTTTTCTTCCCTGGAGGCTTATTTGATCCCCTATCTATTCCTCTCGTCCCTCAAGAATTTCAAGACTTGGGAGCCGTTGCCGCACCTGGAGGCGTAGATGAAGACCAGGACCAAGAGGATGCATTAGGTGATGCCATTTTCCAACCCCAGCCCTTAGCAACTCACGATGAGGTTGCTCCTTTCCCACAAGAACAGACCTTGGGCGACTACCTAAGAGCACTGTTACCAGGGACCCCGGTTGAAACTATTAATGTGAGTGAGATCGTTAGTAGAGTCGTCTCACTAAATGAGATCCCCGATGGCATGGATTTATTAACCCTCCCAGCTAACCTCTTCTTCTCTGAAGATGCTCCGCTTGATCCTCAGTCCATCTCCTACGGAGCAGAAGGAACTCAAGGTGCAGAAGTTCCAATTCCTGCTAATGTCACAGCAGGAGAATTTGTAAGACAATTCCCCGAACACATTCGTGAAGACTTAATGGAAATGGCAATAGATAATGCGGGAATTTTACGTATTATTGATCGGCGTGTTATTACATGGCGCTCTATTCGTGACTTCCCGGCAAGACTAATTTTCGGCGGCCCCACTATACCCACCCCCGTGGGAAGAGAACTTCCTGCTCCTATAGAGCAAACTCAAGATGACCTTGCCCCAGAAGAAGAAGGTGCTGTTGGTGGAGTAGAAGAAGGTGCTGTTGGCGGCGCAGTGGCGCAAGAACCTTTATTCCCAGAAGCCAGCCCACAAGAAAAAAGACAAGCATATATAAGAGTCCAGGATGAGTTTACTCAAGAACTTCTAAGAAAATCACCAAAAACATGGGGATTTTTAGATGGTTTGAATAGTGCTATCGGTTCGTTATCTACACAAGCTGAATTACGCAATAACATGGCGAACATAATCCAGACTTTTGCCAACCCAACACGAGAAGACGATATTAACGATGAAATGCGGGATCTAGCTCAAGCCTGCTTATTTGAGCTATTCAACGTCTTGAATAATGCAGCTCTTTTAGAAGGGGATAAAATCCAAATACTGGAACAAATTCCACAACATCAACGTTCGATTAACCCAACCTTGATTCTAGAGATATTGCTCCAAGAATTACTCGCTGTACGATTCCTAGAAACCTCAGGGGGCATTGTTATTAGAACCGAAGAAGAAAGAAGGGCAGCTGAAATCGAGCTTGTTCGCAGATTCATACCTCCGTTGAATGCAAATGCAACTCCCGCTGAAGCCACAACATATACCCAACAACTGCGCGATCACCTTTCTCGTCCAATGTGCCTACAAATGAACGCCTTACACCTCGCCCCTCAGACCAGCCCCTTCCTAGATGCCGTGACAGCAGGTTCTCCTGAATGGCCGACTTTCCAAACAGAACTTCTAGACACTATGGAAACTCTCCTCACAGGTCAAAGAGACGCTACGCAAGATCTCCGCGCAGAGCGAAGAGACGCTAACAATCTAAGAAGTCTAAGGTATATGGTGTCAGGGCTATCATCTCCTACAACTAGCATTACCGCCGGTAGCGTCGTTAATGCAGTACAGACCCGCACCACGATGTATCTATTCTATCGGTTTTTAATAAACCCCCAAATCGACAATGATAGAAAACTATCTGCACTGAGACACCTAGCCTCTTATAGCGGTAGGTGCCCTCCTACATGGGTCCACGTTGCTTCTGAAGAATTACAAGCGGTGATGAACCAAACTGGAGAAACATCAAATATAATACTTACTTGGGTACAGGCCTTCAAAAATGGTCTAGTAGAATCAATCTTCGTAAACGAACATCAGTGGCACATAAAAACAGCATTCAAAAGAGTTCGTGGAGCCGAATTCGGACTGAACACCGGCATGATAGACAATTATGGAAGAGAGTTAACAGGAAGAAATTATGACGATCAACACGCTACCTCCAGCACAAACTTGACGCGTCTTTACGGTGAAAGTACTCAAGAGTTGATAGGCGCTGTTTTCGATAGTGCTTGCGAAGGAAGTTCCGATCAACACACCGCTTTAAGAGACACCGTATTAAGGGACCTAGAACTTGCCAATATACCTGAAGGAAACCGTGCGGACATCATGGAAGACATTTTCTTCGATGCAGAAAACGATTACAGACCTACCAGACTCTGCATAATCTACCTACTCCTAAAAGAAGGCATCCTTACTCTTAGCACGACAGTTGTTACACCGACAAATGAAAACCCTACCAACCCATCATAG
- a CDS encoding autotransporter domain-containing protein → MVAKKVSRFQKSTFSHSVVVAILVSTGMITNNHRLYGYEPISEAFSDSVFQNKQLETASAGIFKKEKSPDTKDLKKEPKEENISEYESMLNDTSACVSHVLTSTEAQQGQYSTGQSTIFTVKDAFSWANISAALPDEAPKEDSATASESVENNQKYILQDPKHGLAFCYEDLSKDPKSETETCGLLGLAFIGDGAKSGLAFSHIKSTGAGAAVYSDEDVVFENLKEKLVFDGCESLEAGGAVSARSIAVNACHDVSLLNCRTDLDLLATGDITDFSQGGGAFNAHKLPSESHKTRLPSGDIFLIDNLGTFLVEGNHADKSNGGAIACSGLICSGNKGDVHYISNQALSGGAVSCFGAINICGNVGVVEFLKNQALAAPSDNAFLGGGALAAKERISLLNNGKIHCEKNSSKSSGGAFLSNSVRVVENVGDSLFKENSAEVTGGVISSSKSVEVSKNFGEVTFEKNKSKHGGGAIYCCESKDPFAAHEKDADQDMPVKSGEIHIIDNSGAINFIANENQLASQEVHGCMGGGALYGDNIVISGNIGDVTFSGNIASQCESDSSQIGGGAIFANEEVIISDNSGRVSFTYNKGNILSAPASDSPSIPESPSAPESPSTPEVPEVPGPAIPEEVPQVPEVPVARLAPIVSMASTGSEEESGMAAISEPARPVDLGVRGGGAVFAKKIVVKDNSFEVSFSDNFMEIQNNHAQKQNPLGGGALFGIDEVSVRNNADITFSNNYVSGDNSSGGAILSNVVDISDNGKVQFIRNGSKFLGGAVCSLNETLNINDNKTAVLFIGNRTTTAGGAVASAEGEVSLSRNHGKVEFKDNMVFGDPSVENLEEGQVDTTGYHSGGGAIFAKKALTISENLNKVLFSGNSSGCFGGAILTGSLVPQEENARFASKVSSEESKVIISGNIGDVIFSGNRTTVAKHPDHNCFGGGAIYTKDLIINNNEGAVSFYNNYAPTGGAVRIAEGGKVILEACGGDILFQGNRNLEDVSDGIYFSGKESRLTEVSAVGENCVNFADAVVFEDLTLRRGSLGHEDVLTDPTLIFNSKARDDDSVEHSGTVRFAYATSKIPQVAVLESGTLALSNKAQLWLCGLKQEKGSEILLSAGTVLRIFDPQEKQVDKPEIPSAMRPYVMDTSSETAPTVKTLADIGALGVDLSSFIAVDDESTPLPPQIIIPKGTVLGTGSLDLTLVDTAGVGYENHALLNKDTDIALLSLKTASSLSDPVDMDQTLETIKVHVSVPQVTESTYGHMGNWSAPKVIDGKLMINWKPTGYKLNPEKDGSIVLNALWGQYGDLRVLKQQEISHNITAQRMELDYSTNIWGSGMGTFSNCGMIAKVDGFNHRAGGYALGLDTQLIEDFLIGGSFAQFFGYTESQSYSSRSEQKGYLGSAYMGIFAGSWLFKGVFIYSDIHNDLNTTYPQSLGKSHGSWNSRGILADAHVDYRYIINSRRFISSLVSAFVPFVEVEYAYVDLPTFTESGSEARTFTEGHLQNVSVPFGVTLEHSYSRGQRSEVNSLSFSYALDVYRKQSSILINLPVASYSWNGEGSDLSRKSMKAQFNNNTEWNSYFSTLLGVTYEWREHTVAYDVNGGIRLIF, encoded by the coding sequence ATGGTCGCAAAAAAGGTATCAAGATTTCAAAAATCGACATTTTCTCATTCTGTTGTGGTTGCAATACTAGTTTCCACAGGGATGATTACTAACAATCACCGATTATATGGTTACGAGCCAATTTCAGAGGCATTTTCTGATTCTGTTTTTCAGAATAAACAGCTAGAAACAGCCTCTGCTGGCATCTTTAAAAAAGAAAAATCTCCGGATACAAAGGATCTTAAAAAAGAGCCAAAAGAAGAAAATATATCCGAATATGAATCTATGCTGAACGATACTTCAGCATGTGTCTCGCATGTACTTACCTCTACAGAAGCTCAACAAGGTCAGTATTCCACAGGACAAAGTACTATATTTACAGTTAAAGACGCGTTCTCTTGGGCGAATATAAGTGCTGCATTGCCTGACGAAGCTCCTAAAGAAGATAGTGCAACTGCTAGTGAGAGCGTAGAGAATAATCAAAAGTATATCTTACAAGATCCTAAACATGGTCTTGCATTTTGTTATGAAGATCTTTCAAAAGATCCCAAAAGTGAAACAGAAACCTGTGGTTTGTTAGGCCTAGCTTTTATAGGAGATGGGGCTAAATCAGGATTAGCATTTTCACATATTAAGTCTACGGGTGCGGGAGCAGCTGTTTATTCTGATGAGGATGTCGTTTTTGAAAATCTTAAGGAGAAGCTTGTTTTTGATGGATGTGAGTCTCTAGAAGCTGGGGGAGCTGTTTCAGCACGTAGCATAGCTGTAAATGCATGCCATGATGTTTCCCTGTTAAATTGTAGAACGGATCTTGATCTTCTTGCTACTGGGGATATTACAGATTTTTCTCAAGGCGGAGGAGCCTTTAACGCCCATAAGCTGCCGAGTGAATCTCATAAAACACGCTTACCTAGTGGTGATATTTTTCTCATTGATAACCTTGGAACTTTCTTAGTGGAGGGAAATCATGCTGATAAGTCTAATGGCGGTGCTATAGCTTGTTCAGGGTTGATTTGCTCTGGAAATAAGGGAGACGTTCATTATATTTCTAATCAGGCGCTTTCAGGCGGTGCAGTATCTTGCTTCGGCGCTATTAATATTTGCGGTAATGTTGGTGTTGTAGAATTTCTAAAAAACCAAGCGTTAGCTGCTCCTTCGGACAACGCATTTTTGGGTGGAGGAGCTTTAGCAGCAAAAGAGAGAATTAGTTTGTTAAACAATGGAAAAATTCATTGTGAAAAAAACTCTTCTAAATCTTCTGGTGGAGCCTTTTTATCTAATTCTGTACGTGTAGTGGAGAATGTCGGAGATTCTTTATTTAAAGAAAATTCTGCAGAGGTAACTGGAGGAGTAATTAGCTCCAGCAAGAGCGTCGAGGTTAGTAAGAACTTTGGTGAAGTGACCTTTGAAAAAAATAAGTCTAAACATGGTGGCGGAGCCATTTATTGTTGTGAATCAAAGGATCCATTTGCAGCTCACGAAAAAGATGCAGATCAGGATATGCCTGTAAAATCAGGTGAGATTCACATTATAGATAACTCTGGAGCTATAAACTTCATTGCTAACGAAAATCAGTTAGCCTCTCAAGAGGTGCATGGTTGTATGGGTGGTGGAGCTCTTTACGGGGACAATATTGTTATTTCAGGCAATATTGGTGATGTTACTTTTTCTGGAAATATTGCTTCTCAATGTGAATCTGATAGCTCACAGATTGGAGGGGGAGCTATTTTTGCGAACGAGGAAGTTATCATTTCCGACAATTCTGGCCGGGTTTCCTTTACTTACAATAAAGGCAATATTCTTTCTGCTCCAGCTTCTGATTCTCCATCAATCCCAGAGTCTCCATCAGCTCCGGAATCCCCTTCGACTCCCGAAGTTCCTGAAGTTCCGGGTCCAGCAATTCCAGAAGAAGTTCCACAAGTTCCTGAAGTTCCAGTAGCTCGATTAGCTCCTATAGTTTCAATGGCTTCCACAGGTTCTGAAGAAGAATCTGGTATGGCGGCAATTTCAGAGCCCGCTAGGCCTGTAGATTTAGGAGTCCGTGGAGGGGGAGCTGTTTTTGCTAAGAAGATTGTCGTTAAGGATAACTCTTTTGAGGTGTCCTTCTCAGATAACTTTATGGAAATTCAAAATAATCACGCGCAAAAGCAAAATCCTTTAGGCGGAGGAGCTTTATTTGGAATAGATGAAGTTAGTGTGCGTAATAACGCAGACATTACATTCTCCAATAACTATGTGTCTGGGGACAATAGCAGCGGAGGAGCTATTTTATCTAACGTAGTAGATATTTCCGATAATGGGAAAGTACAATTTATTCGTAATGGTTCAAAATTCCTCGGTGGTGCTGTTTGCTCTTTAAATGAAACCCTAAACATTAACGATAACAAAACAGCAGTTTTGTTTATTGGTAATAGGACGACGACTGCCGGTGGTGCTGTTGCTAGTGCCGAAGGGGAAGTTTCCCTTTCTAGGAACCATGGTAAGGTAGAATTTAAAGATAACATGGTTTTTGGTGATCCATCTGTCGAGAATCTTGAAGAAGGACAAGTTGATACTACAGGGTATCATAGTGGAGGAGGAGCTATTTTTGCTAAGAAGGCACTCACCATTAGTGAAAACCTTAATAAAGTTCTTTTTTCAGGAAACTCTTCAGGATGTTTCGGAGGGGCTATATTAACAGGCTCTCTAGTTCCACAGGAAGAGAACGCGCGTTTCGCCTCTAAAGTTTCTAGTGAAGAATCTAAAGTTATTATTTCTGGAAACATTGGTGATGTTATCTTTTCTGGGAATCGTACAACAGTAGCAAAGCATCCTGATCACAACTGCTTTGGTGGTGGGGCGATCTACACTAAGGATTTGATAATTAATAACAACGAAGGTGCTGTTTCTTTTTATAATAACTATGCTCCTACAGGTGGTGCTGTCCGTATTGCTGAAGGTGGAAAAGTTATTTTAGAAGCTTGCGGAGGGGATATTCTTTTCCAAGGTAATAGGAATCTTGAGGACGTGTCTGATGGAATCTATTTCTCAGGGAAAGAATCGAGGTTAACTGAGGTATCTGCTGTCGGAGAAAACTGTGTAAACTTTGCCGATGCCGTTGTTTTTGAAGATCTCACGTTAAGAAGAGGCTCTTTAGGGCATGAAGACGTTTTAACTGATCCTACGTTGATATTTAATTCTAAAGCTCGTGATGATGATAGTGTAGAACATTCTGGCACTGTTCGCTTTGCTTATGCAACATCTAAGATCCCTCAAGTAGCGGTATTAGAATCAGGAACGTTAGCGTTATCAAATAAAGCGCAGCTATGGTTGTGCGGATTAAAGCAAGAGAAGGGTAGTGAAATCTTACTATCTGCAGGTACAGTGTTAAGGATTTTTGATCCTCAGGAAAAACAGGTTGATAAGCCTGAAATACCCTCTGCTATGAGGCCATATGTTATGGATACTTCTTCTGAGACTGCACCTACCGTAAAAACATTAGCAGATATTGGTGCTTTAGGCGTTGATTTATCTTCTTTTATTGCTGTGGACGATGAGTCTACTCCTTTACCTCCACAAATTATTATTCCTAAGGGGACGGTATTGGGTACAGGGTCTTTAGATTTAACACTTGTGGACACAGCAGGTGTGGGTTATGAGAACCATGCTTTATTAAATAAAGATACAGATATTGCATTACTTTCACTTAAAACAGCTTCCTCATTGTCCGACCCTGTAGATATGGATCAGACTTTAGAAACAATCAAAGTTCATGTTTCTGTTCCACAAGTTACGGAGTCTACTTATGGACATATGGGAAATTGGTCCGCTCCAAAAGTTATCGATGGTAAATTGATGATTAACTGGAAGCCTACAGGCTATAAATTAAATCCTGAGAAGGATGGTTCTATAGTATTAAATGCTTTATGGGGACAATACGGAGATTTGCGAGTTTTAAAACAGCAGGAAATCTCTCATAACATCACTGCTCAGAGAATGGAGCTAGATTACTCAACAAATATTTGGGGATCTGGAATGGGAACATTCTCCAATTGCGGTATGATTGCTAAGGTGGACGGCTTCAATCATCGTGCGGGTGGTTATGCCTTAGGTCTGGATACTCAGCTTATTGAGGATTTTTTAATCGGGGGAAGTTTTGCACAGTTCTTCGGTTATACTGAAAGTCAATCTTACTCATCACGAAGTGAGCAAAAGGGTTATTTAGGCTCTGCCTATATGGGTATTTTTGCTGGTTCATGGTTGTTTAAAGGAGTGTTTATCTATAGTGATATCCACAATGATTTGAACACGACCTATCCTCAAAGTTTAGGTAAGTCTCATGGATCTTGGAATAGCCGAGGTATATTAGCTGATGCTCATGTGGATTATCGTTATATTATTAATTCACGTAGGTTTATTTCCTCTTTGGTTTCTGCTTTTGTGCCCTTTGTGGAAGTTGAATATGCTTATGTAGATCTCCCTACATTTACTGAAAGTGGTAGTGAAGCAAGAACGTTTACAGAAGGGCATTTACAAAATGTTTCTGTTCCTTTCGGTGTCACTTTAGAACATAGCTACTCTCGAGGACAACGTTCCGAAGTCAATAGTTTAAGTTTTTCTTATGCTCTTGATGTATATCGTAAGCAATCTAGTATTTTGATTAACTTACCTGTAGCTTCGTACTCATGGAATGGTGAGGGGTCTGATCTCTCTAGGAAGTCTATGAAGGCTCAGTTTAATAACAATACTGAGTGGAATTCTTATTTCAGTACTTTACTAGGGGTTACCTATGAGTGGAGAGAGCATACAGTGGCGTATGATGTAAACGGCGGTATCCGCTTGATTTTCTAA
- a CDS encoding DUF1548 domain-containing protein, with protein MTNIVPYCFPHYSVAAHPEPSLKQNLRTIAQKITCLKIYTCIKSGVFPFLCADSGSDRWRIVTAFISTVLISTVLLLLLYPFKLAILAISLCLRNPETPPPSPMEQFLNELQQVINGKLHINLDALNLVPEESAFLKSFLRPTKPQWEVQDLAREILELYPDTPEPWQKIIAYLYSKFLREPIDVAELSYEGAMFYSVLQKLTQTLQNPNIPREKKLQILEYIGSYSNACAPTWIEVIFRELTNIYCQQEANATVVLNYVQMFKENLLQSLVNRFSEEWHHISSFKHYHGIALGLNTNALARIQFTSYLIQKKRTLYDHLYKRFLATYKLSPENLTEYVRCHIYDSPQNIKNALAAYLCEQLKLLNVEENAISSVLYSIFYEENYEINTCGTNFILITMGILTPLQQTSSGKILQRLHSAINKQLKEKLTS; from the coding sequence ATGACAAACATCGTTCCCTATTGTTTTCCTCACTATTCTGTAGCGGCACACCCCGAGCCTTCTTTAAAACAGAACCTGCGCACAATAGCGCAAAAGATCACATGCCTAAAAATTTATACATGTATAAAATCGGGGGTATTTCCATTTCTATGCGCAGATTCTGGGTCTGACCGATGGAGAATCGTTACAGCCTTTATTAGCACTGTTCTCATTAGCACGGTACTTCTACTCCTTCTCTACCCTTTTAAACTCGCTATTCTTGCTATCAGCCTATGCTTAAGGAATCCGGAGACACCCCCGCCTTCGCCTATGGAGCAGTTTTTAAATGAGCTGCAGCAAGTAATAAATGGCAAGCTCCACATTAACTTAGATGCCCTAAACTTAGTTCCTGAGGAATCAGCTTTTCTAAAATCATTCCTACGTCCTACAAAACCCCAGTGGGAAGTCCAAGATTTAGCAAGAGAGATACTCGAACTGTATCCCGATACCCCTGAGCCCTGGCAAAAAATCATTGCTTATCTCTATAGCAAATTCTTACGAGAACCTATCGATGTTGCTGAGCTATCTTATGAAGGAGCTATGTTTTATTCTGTCCTGCAAAAACTAACCCAAACTCTGCAAAATCCAAATATTCCTAGAGAAAAGAAGCTTCAAATTCTTGAATATATAGGATCGTATTCAAATGCCTGCGCACCGACATGGATAGAGGTCATTTTTAGAGAACTAACGAACATCTACTGTCAACAAGAGGCAAACGCAACTGTCGTTTTAAACTACGTGCAGATGTTCAAGGAAAATCTTCTTCAGTCGTTAGTAAACCGATTTTCTGAAGAGTGGCACCACATCTCTAGCTTTAAGCATTACCATGGTATAGCCTTAGGGTTAAATACGAATGCTCTGGCTCGCATCCAATTTACAAGCTACTTAATTCAAAAAAAACGCACCCTTTACGATCATCTCTATAAGAGATTCCTCGCTACATACAAACTGTCCCCAGAAAATCTTACTGAATATGTCCGTTGTCATATTTACGACTCCCCTCAAAATATAAAAAATGCCCTAGCGGCCTATCTATGTGAGCAGCTAAAGTTGTTAAACGTTGAAGAAAATGCTATATCCTCTGTCCTTTACTCAATTTTTTACGAAGAAAACTACGAGATCAACACTTGTGGAACCAATTTCATTTTAATCACCATGGGGATTCTAACTCCTCTCCAACAAACTTCCTCGGGAAAAATCTTACAACGACTTCACTCCGCAATTAATAAACAACTTAAAGAAAAATTAACAAGTTAA